Proteins from a genomic interval of Bacteroidales bacterium:
- a CDS encoding response regulator gives MDEKKTILYVDDEQTNLLLFRINFQKKYNVITCLSGIEGLELLRAHPEIDIVISDMKMPGMDGVEFAKKAKTEFPQVIFYILTGFDISPEIEEILNTKIIHKYYCKPFNVNEIEESINSVESLIQKKNL, from the coding sequence ATGGATGAAAAGAAAACAATCCTTTACGTAGACGATGAGCAAACAAATTTATTACTGTTTAGAATAAACTTTCAAAAAAAATATAACGTAATAACTTGTTTGTCAGGCATTGAAGGATTAGAACTACTTCGGGCACATCCTGAGATCGATATTGTTATAAGCGATATGAAAATGCCTGGTATGGATGGCGTTGAGTTTGCTAAAAAAGCAAAAACAGAATTTCCTCAAGTTATTTTTTATATTTTAACTGGTTTTGATATCTCACCCGAGATAGAAGAAATATTAAACACTAAAATTATCCATAAGTATTATTGCAAACCGTTTAATGTGAATGAAATTGAAGAATCTATAAATTCGGTTGAAAGTTTAATTCAGAAAAAAAACCTGTAA
- a CDS encoding PAS domain S-box protein yields MDIGIHIGYKSKNKKRGKLPKVLSRYEDSDFALQQRVCLIYYFSISVIIGLTLIIFSTGYIQTISSDYGKLYLPIILSEFSMAIIFIIALFLLMRGLYGFAAHLLLISSLSSVWFVMWVDKSEVIARLDTVVIIVAILSMMPLFIIKYQKTILVYILVNIIVLFIFVKIFKQQFSISNASAVDFLVDTSFAMIFTGIAGYSTFKINKKSIDRAISDTNERKYVENELEKSENKFREMTDLLPQTVFEADLSGRLTYVNKSGFEIFGYSKEDFRKGINIFSAIIQEEQELASENMKRLMDGETNKGYIYTAVKKNKKTFPIQTYTSRILENQKLVGFRGIIIDITERKNAEKALRESEFKFKSLFEASSDAMFIMNKFKFLDCNSTTSQIFGCGSDKIIGHSPVEFSPEFQPDGRLSKEKTLEKINAALNGNSQFFEWLHKKYNGTEFYAEVSLNRIMIKGEYLLHAIVRDISERKKAEKALKESEERYRTIIDDFPDIIMISDQNGNIVFANEQLEKITGINPNDFSNSNIAAYIHHEDIYMVKETVQHLMSSDNIYTGIIDYRMIDISGDNHWFSGIISKITLNDQILLQSILRDITEKKNIEKELLKHQDHLELLVDERTEELKVTNEVLIEANEELNAQRLELEAALSNLQSAQKQLVHAEKMASLGVLAAGVAHEINNPLNFINGGIQAINNYFVDNLSDHLENVNPLINAVNIGVIRAADIVKSLNRFSRQTESTSENCDIHSIIDNCLVMLSIQTKNRIDIIKQFTNDSFTVVANEGRLHQAVLNILSNAIQAIDDKGSITITTTLLENELMLTISDSGLGIPKENLSRIFDPFFTTKESGKGTGLGLSISYEIIKEFNGSVEIQSEVKKGTNVIIKLPT; encoded by the coding sequence ATGGATATTGGAATTCATATTGGTTATAAGTCGAAAAATAAGAAAAGAGGAAAACTTCCTAAGGTATTAAGTAGATATGAAGATTCAGATTTTGCATTGCAGCAGAGGGTGTGTTTAATTTATTATTTTAGTATTTCAGTTATTATCGGTTTAACACTGATTATATTCTCAACCGGTTATATACAAACTATAAGTTCTGATTATGGTAAATTATACCTGCCAATAATTCTTTCGGAATTTTCAATGGCGATTATTTTCATTATTGCTCTTTTTCTTTTAATGCGAGGTCTTTATGGTTTTGCAGCGCATCTGCTCCTTATTTCATCTCTCTCGAGTGTTTGGTTTGTAATGTGGGTAGATAAGAGCGAAGTTATTGCTCGCTTAGATACCGTTGTTATTATTGTGGCAATTCTTTCCATGATGCCATTATTTATAATAAAATATCAGAAAACAATCTTGGTCTATATTTTAGTAAATATTATTGTGCTTTTCATTTTTGTTAAAATCTTTAAACAACAATTTTCTATTTCTAATGCATCTGCTGTTGATTTTTTAGTAGATACATCTTTTGCTATGATTTTTACAGGGATTGCAGGGTATAGTACTTTTAAAATTAATAAAAAATCTATTGATCGAGCGATATCAGACACCAATGAACGCAAGTATGTAGAAAATGAATTGGAAAAAAGTGAAAATAAATTTAGAGAGATGACAGATTTATTGCCTCAAACCGTATTCGAAGCTGATTTAAGTGGGAGACTTACCTATGTTAACAAATCAGGTTTTGAGATTTTTGGTTACAGTAAGGAGGATTTTCGTAAGGGCATAAATATTTTTTCAGCCATTATTCAAGAAGAACAAGAACTCGCTTCTGAGAATATGAAACGATTGATGGATGGTGAAACTAATAAAGGATATATATATACTGCCGTTAAAAAGAATAAAAAAACATTTCCAATCCAAACCTATACAAGTAGAATTTTGGAGAATCAAAAGCTGGTTGGTTTCAGAGGAATAATTATTGATATTACCGAAAGGAAAAATGCTGAAAAAGCTTTAAGGGAAAGTGAATTCAAATTCAAATCGCTATTTGAAGCCTCAAGTGATGCCATGTTTATTATGAATAAATTTAAATTTCTGGATTGTAATTCAACAACAAGTCAGATTTTTGGATGTGGAAGTGATAAGATAATTGGTCACTCTCCTGTTGAGTTTTCGCCAGAATTTCAACCTGATGGTAGATTGTCTAAGGAAAAAACTTTGGAGAAGATAAATGCTGCTTTAAATGGTAATTCTCAGTTTTTTGAGTGGCTTCACAAAAAATATAATGGCACTGAGTTTTATGCTGAAGTAAGTCTTAATAGAATTATGATAAAAGGGGAGTATTTACTGCACGCTATAGTTCGTGATATATCTGAGCGCAAAAAAGCCGAAAAAGCATTGAAAGAAAGCGAAGAACGATACAGAACAATTATCGATGATTTTCCTGATATCATAATGATTTCAGATCAAAATGGGAATATCGTTTTTGCAAATGAACAACTCGAGAAAATTACTGGAATTAATCCAAACGATTTTTCTAATTCAAACATTGCTGCATATATTCACCATGAGGATATTTACATGGTTAAAGAGACTGTCCAACATCTGATGTCAAGCGATAATATTTATACTGGGATAATCGATTATCGTATGATCGATATTTCTGGTGATAATCATTGGTTTAGTGGAATCATATCAAAAATAACGCTGAACGATCAAATTCTCTTACAATCGATCCTCCGCGATATTACCGAAAAGAAAAATATTGAAAAAGAACTTCTGAAACATCAAGATCATTTAGAACTACTTGTAGATGAGCGAACCGAAGAACTTAAGGTTACTAATGAAGTACTAATTGAAGCCAACGAAGAGTTAAACGCTCAACGACTAGAACTAGAAGCTGCTCTAAGTAATTTGCAAAGCGCACAAAAACAGCTCGTCCATGCTGAAAAGATGGCTTCACTGGGGGTTCTTGCGGCAGGAGTTGCACATGAAATTAACAATCCATTGAACTTCATTAATGGGGGTATTCAAGCTATTAATAACTATTTTGTTGATAATTTAAGCGATCACCTTGAAAATGTTAACCCACTTATTAATGCTGTTAATATTGGTGTTATTAGAGCGGCAGATATAGTAAAAAGTTTGAATAGATTTAGCCGACAAACTGAATCAACTTCTGAAAATTGTGATATCCACTCAATTATTGATAATTGTTTGGTTATGCTTAGTATTCAAACAAAGAATAGGATAGATATAATAAAGCAGTTTACCAATGATTCATTTACAGTTGTTGCAAACGAGGGGAGATTACATCAAGCTGTATTGAATATACTCTCTAATGCCATTCAAGCAATTGATGATAAGGGTTCTATCACTATCACTACCACTTTGCTTGAAAATGAGTTAATGCTTACAATATCTGACTCAGGGCTGGGTATACCCAAGGAGAATTTAAGTAGAATATTCGATCCTTTTTTCACTACCAAAGAGTCGGGTAAAGGCACTGGTCTTGGACTATCGATTAGTTATGAGATAATAAAAGAATTTAATGGATCTGTTGAGATTCAATCAGAAGTCAAAAAAGGTACGAATGTTATTATAAAATTACCAACTTAA
- a CDS encoding class I SAM-dependent RNA methyltransferase, translating to MEIFEIIATTLFGLEEILAQELRELGAADIEVLSRAVRYKGDREMLYKSNLLLRTAVKVLKPIGTFYAANEQQLYDKIKKINWDEYFSYNKTFAIDGSTHSEIFTHSKFIALKSKDAIADQFREKYSIRPSVDTENPDLRINVHINDKTVIVSLDSSGSSLGKRNYRLAQTEAPINEVLAAGIILLSGWDKTCDFIDPMCGSGTFPIEAALLANNIPSGRNRKFGFETWGDFDLNLWNDVKAKADSNIISSNVKIFANDIDNKALDIAFANAKRAGVSNLITFDTIDFFHTSHDTGKGLVVMNPPYGERLQINEITNFYQDIGSRLKHFYQGCDAWIISANYEALKNFGLRTSKKIKLYNGPLECRLQKYELYQGSKKVSKIGNEPTH from the coding sequence TTGGAAATATTTGAGATTATTGCCACCACACTTTTCGGTTTAGAAGAGATACTTGCACAAGAACTTCGCGAACTTGGTGCGGCTGATATTGAAGTATTGAGCCGTGCAGTAAGGTATAAAGGAGATCGGGAGATGCTTTACAAAAGCAACCTGCTCCTACGAACCGCTGTAAAAGTTTTAAAACCGATTGGTACATTTTATGCAGCAAACGAACAGCAACTGTACGATAAAATTAAAAAAATAAATTGGGACGAATATTTTAGTTATAATAAAACATTTGCAATTGACGGAAGCACACATAGCGAAATATTCACCCATTCCAAGTTTATTGCCCTAAAATCAAAGGATGCAATTGCCGATCAGTTTAGGGAGAAATACAGCATTAGACCCTCCGTTGATACTGAAAATCCCGATCTACGTATCAATGTGCATATTAATGACAAAACGGTTATTGTTTCTTTAGATAGTTCGGGATCCTCGTTGGGTAAACGTAACTATAGGCTTGCTCAAACAGAGGCTCCAATAAACGAAGTGCTCGCTGCCGGAATAATTTTATTATCTGGATGGGATAAAACCTGTGATTTTATAGATCCTATGTGTGGATCAGGCACATTTCCCATTGAAGCAGCTTTACTTGCTAATAATATTCCATCTGGCAGAAACCGAAAATTTGGTTTTGAAACATGGGGTGATTTTGATTTAAATTTATGGAATGATGTTAAAGCCAAGGCCGATTCTAATATTATTTCATCTAACGTAAAAATTTTTGCAAACGATATTGATAATAAAGCATTGGACATTGCTTTTGCAAATGCTAAAAGAGCAGGCGTAAGCAATCTCATTACTTTTGATACTATTGATTTTTTTCATACATCTCATGATACTGGAAAGGGGCTTGTTGTTATGAATCCCCCATACGGTGAGCGGTTGCAAATAAATGAAATCACTAATTTTTATCAAGATATCGGATCAAGACTTAAGCACTTCTATCAGGGTTGCGATGCATGGATTATAAGTGCCAACTACGAAGCCCTAAAAAATTTCGGGCTAAGAACTTCTAAGAAAATAAAATTGTATAATGGTCCACTCGAATGCCGATTACAAAAATATGAGCTATATCAGGGGAGCAAGAAGGTTAGTAAGATTGGGAATGAACCAACTCATTAA
- a CDS encoding DUF4290 domain-containing protein, whose translation MDYNTSRKKLNLPEYGRNIHQMVDHLSTVEDRDERNRLARVLIGIMGNMNPHLRDVNDFKHKLWDHLFIMSDFKIDIDSPYPIPNLETYQEKPKTVPYPTQPITFKHYGRSIELMIQKAIEMEEGQQKEALTQLIANHMKKAYLMWNKDSVSDDDVIKDLARLSGGKLTLAVGTRLSDSREVFKNKRKFVPRKK comes from the coding sequence ATGGATTACAACACAAGCAGAAAAAAGCTTAACCTCCCCGAGTACGGCAGAAACATCCATCAAATGGTTGATCATTTATCTACCGTTGAGGACAGAGATGAACGTAACCGATTAGCAAGAGTGCTTATTGGTATAATGGGCAATATGAACCCACATCTTCGGGATGTTAACGATTTCAAGCATAAACTTTGGGATCACCTATTCATCATGTCTGACTTTAAGATTGATATAGACTCCCCATACCCTATTCCAAACCTTGAAACCTATCAGGAAAAACCAAAAACTGTTCCCTACCCCACACAGCCAATTACTTTTAAACACTACGGACGTTCTATTGAGCTGATGATACAGAAAGCAATTGAAATGGAAGAAGGACAGCAAAAGGAAGCCCTTACGCAACTTATTGCAAACCACATGAAAAAGGCTTACCTGATGTGGAATAAAGATTCCGTTTCGGACGATGATGTAATAAAGGATCTAGCAAGACTATCAGGAGGAAAATTGACTTTAGCAGTTGGTACAAGGTTGAGTGATAGTCGCGAAGTCTTCAAAAATAAGCGTAAATTCGTTCCACGAAAAAAATAA
- the murA gene encoding UDP-N-acetylglucosamine 1-carboxyvinyltransferase, producing the protein MATFEVYGGKPLKGELHPQGAKNEALQIICATLLTPEKVTIRNIPSIRDVVKLIELLECMGVEIKFTEPSVCTFQAKNVNVEYLTTDDFKTKAASLRGSIMVVGPLLARYGIAYIPKPGGDRIGRRRLDTHFIGFEKLGASFNFDTKESFFKVEGKNLKGAYMLLDEASVTGTANILMAAVLTPGKTTIFNAACEPYVQQLSKMLLRMGAKISGIGSNLLVVDGVENLGGCEHTILPDMIEIGSFIGLAAMTHSDITIKNVSYEDLGIIPDSFSRLGIKMERIGDDIHIPEQSNYEIDTFIDGSILTIADATWPGLTPDLLSVFLVVATQAKGSVLIHQKMFESRLFFVDKLIDMGAQIILCDPHRATVIGHNHQLQLRPTTMTSPDIRAGVALLIAALSADGKSTIHNIEQIDRGYENIDKRLNAIGADIRRIG; encoded by the coding sequence ATGGCCACATTTGAGGTATATGGCGGAAAGCCGCTCAAGGGTGAACTACACCCTCAGGGTGCTAAAAACGAGGCATTACAAATTATTTGTGCCACGCTTTTAACTCCCGAAAAGGTTACAATTCGAAATATTCCCAGCATCAGAGATGTGGTTAAACTCATCGAACTGTTAGAGTGCATGGGTGTTGAAATTAAGTTTACCGAGCCTTCTGTCTGTACATTTCAAGCCAAAAACGTTAACGTTGAATACCTCACCACTGATGACTTCAAAACCAAGGCAGCCAGCCTTAGAGGTTCTATAATGGTTGTTGGGCCGTTACTTGCCCGCTATGGTATAGCGTACATTCCAAAACCAGGAGGTGATAGAATTGGTCGCCGTAGACTCGATACCCATTTCATCGGATTCGAAAAATTAGGCGCATCGTTTAACTTCGATACGAAGGAAAGTTTCTTTAAGGTTGAGGGAAAAAATCTCAAGGGTGCATATATGCTACTTGACGAGGCTTCTGTTACTGGAACGGCTAATATTCTTATGGCAGCAGTGCTAACCCCTGGTAAAACAACCATTTTTAATGCAGCCTGTGAGCCTTACGTACAGCAACTTAGCAAAATGCTTCTTCGCATGGGTGCTAAGATTTCAGGTATAGGCTCAAATCTTTTGGTGGTTGATGGCGTTGAAAATCTAGGAGGATGTGAACACACAATCCTTCCCGATATGATTGAAATTGGTTCGTTTATAGGTCTTGCGGCTATGACCCATAGCGATATCACCATAAAAAACGTTTCGTACGAAGATTTAGGAATTATCCCCGATTCTTTTAGCCGACTTGGAATCAAAATGGAGAGAATTGGCGATGATATTCATATTCCCGAGCAGAGTAATTATGAGATTGATACCTTTATAGATGGTTCGATTCTAACAATTGCTGACGCTACTTGGCCTGGTCTCACACCCGACCTTCTTAGCGTTTTTCTTGTTGTTGCTACACAGGCCAAAGGCTCAGTTCTAATTCATCAAAAGATGTTCGAGAGTCGATTATTCTTCGTTGATAAGCTAATTGACATGGGCGCACAGATTATCCTCTGCGACCCTCACCGTGCAACGGTGATTGGACATAATCACCAATTGCAACTTCGCCCTACAACAATGACATCTCCTGATATTCGTGCAGGGGTTGCCCTTCTTATTGCAGCACTTTCTGCCGATGGAAAAAGCACCATCCATAACATCGAGCAGATTGATCGTGGCTACGAGAATATCGATAAACGGTTGAATGCTATTGGGGCAGATATTAGAAGAATTGGATAG
- a CDS encoding M28 family peptidase: MKSLFITLAVFLLLIITSITSAQEDPVVQKIIEIGKTDNQTMKHLDILCNRFGGRLIGSDAYENAAEWAASKFKEWGMQVEMDEAGTLPVGFNRGPWFGRMLSDNGMILHFATPSYTSGTKGVQKGHVLIEPKSQGEFNHMKGRLKGAWVLISGTSTGWPIDISKEADIERAKIIAENAIIEKKNDSINALNRKARETDGKKIDPLPFKEEPALFYKQMIDAGILGIIQSAKIPIIALYDRKNIDSMTFEKLPQVPDIKLDEHQFQIIEQMAKERQRFDLEFDIRNHFKMGPIKYHNVIGIIPGTEFPDEYVIMGGHLDAYDVGTGGVDDGSGSTPAMEAARLIMKAGGKPKRTILVCLWAGEEFGLLGSTSWVIRNQDKLPKISNMFNRDGGPTVANSLSVSDAMWSDIEKICQPLNNINPNFPFTLKKKNPKERPKKATGTDSSPFAVVGVPTMTFNTEDTKGYNFSYGEIWHTERDLYNMSIPEYQEHTAIVTAVVVYGVANLDHLLSREGYYLPDTKKEEKKEVKKKK, from the coding sequence ATGAAATCTCTTTTCATAACTCTTGCAGTTTTTTTACTACTAATAATCACCTCAATTACTTCTGCTCAAGAAGATCCTGTGGTTCAAAAAATCATTGAGATAGGAAAAACCGATAACCAAACAATGAAACATCTCGATATACTTTGTAATCGATTTGGAGGAAGGTTAATTGGATCCGATGCTTATGAAAATGCGGCAGAATGGGCTGCAAGTAAATTTAAGGAATGGGGAATGCAAGTGGAGATGGATGAGGCTGGAACTCTTCCTGTTGGTTTTAACCGTGGCCCTTGGTTCGGAAGAATGTTGAGCGATAATGGCATGATTCTTCATTTCGCCACACCATCATATACATCAGGTACAAAGGGTGTTCAAAAGGGTCATGTGCTGATTGAGCCAAAATCCCAAGGTGAATTCAACCACATGAAAGGGAGACTTAAAGGAGCATGGGTACTAATATCTGGCACAAGTACTGGTTGGCCAATTGATATATCAAAGGAAGCAGATATTGAACGCGCTAAAATAATTGCAGAAAACGCAATAATTGAAAAGAAAAATGATTCAATCAATGCCTTAAATAGGAAGGCTCGTGAAACAGATGGTAAAAAGATTGATCCACTACCCTTTAAAGAAGAACCTGCATTATTTTACAAACAAATGATTGATGCTGGTATTCTAGGAATAATCCAATCCGCAAAAATTCCAATCATAGCATTATACGATCGGAAGAATATCGATAGTATGACATTCGAAAAACTGCCACAAGTACCCGATATCAAACTCGATGAGCATCAATTTCAGATAATTGAACAGATGGCTAAAGAGCGTCAACGCTTTGATTTAGAGTTTGATATTCGCAATCATTTTAAAATGGGACCCATCAAATATCACAATGTTATTGGAATTATTCCTGGCACTGAATTCCCTGATGAGTACGTGATAATGGGCGGTCACCTTGATGCTTATGATGTTGGTACAGGTGGTGTTGACGATGGTTCTGGTTCTACACCAGCAATGGAAGCCGCTCGCTTAATTATGAAGGCCGGCGGTAAACCAAAACGTACCATTCTGGTTTGCTTATGGGCTGGTGAGGAGTTTGGGCTTTTAGGTTCTACAAGTTGGGTGATAAGAAATCAGGATAAACTTCCCAAAATATCTAACATGTTTAATCGTGATGGAGGACCAACTGTTGCCAATAGTTTGAGCGTGTCTGATGCCATGTGGTCTGATATCGAAAAAATTTGCCAACCCTTGAATAACATCAATCCCAATTTCCCCTTCACCCTTAAGAAAAAAAATCCAAAAGAGCGTCCCAAAAAAGCGACAGGTACGGATAGTAGTCCATTTGCAGTTGTAGGAGTTCCTACAATGACATTTAATACCGAAGATACTAAAGGGTACAACTTCAGTTATGGAGAAATATGGCATACTGAAAGAGATCTTTACAATATGAGTATCCCAGAATATCAAGAACATACTGCTATTGTTACTGCTGTTGTTGTTTACGGAGTAGCCAACCTCGATCATCTTTTATCCCGAGAAGGGTATTATCTTCCTGACACCAAAAAAGAGGAGAAAAAAGAGGTAAAGAAAAAGAAATAA
- the grpE gene encoding nucleotide exchange factor GrpE yields the protein MTRKKHKKEEVTDEQILDPTAGDTATFSDKNVVNDEKKDEENKTEEKIEVNPVEQIQAQLDEMKDKYIRLSAEFDNYRKRSLREKMDLTKYASEDILQSILPLYDDFERAMKSWDESTDIDAVKQGLHLIYNKFYDFLKTKGISEIEAIGKELNTDIHEAITKIPAQDDAMKGKIVDVVQKGYMLNDKVIRFSKVVIGE from the coding sequence ATGACAAGGAAGAAACACAAGAAAGAGGAAGTTACAGATGAGCAGATATTAGACCCAACAGCGGGTGATACCGCTACATTTTCTGACAAAAATGTAGTGAATGATGAAAAAAAAGACGAGGAAAATAAGACCGAGGAAAAAATTGAGGTAAATCCTGTTGAGCAAATTCAGGCTCAACTTGATGAAATGAAGGATAAATACATTCGCCTTTCAGCAGAATTTGATAACTATCGTAAACGTTCACTTCGCGAGAAGATGGACTTAACTAAGTATGCCTCTGAAGATATACTACAATCAATCCTTCCACTTTATGATGATTTTGAACGTGCAATGAAAAGTTGGGATGAAAGCACTGATATTGATGCAGTAAAACAAGGATTACACCTGATTTATAATAAGTTTTATGATTTTCTGAAAACAAAAGGAATTTCTGAAATCGAAGCAATAGGTAAAGAGTTAAACACAGATATTCATGAAGCCATAACCAAAATTCCTGCTCAGGACGATGCGATGAAGGGTAAAATTGTTGATGTTGTTCAAAAAGGATATATGCTCAACGATAAGGTGATTCGTTTTTCGAAAGTAGTTATTGGGGAATAG